Proteins from a genomic interval of bacterium:
- a CDS encoding tetratricopeptide repeat protein has translation MTTEPITCGLCGFKNAPNVRFCGGCGEPLAVVTMEEERKDVAILFADICNFTELVASHDPEETKDKIEECLRVMADGVVAMNGVVEKFIGDSVMAVFGVPVTHENDAELAVRAGLRIVDSARNYGVNEGLELEVRVGVHFGEVIVSRHSQAPGRAHHVFGNAVNLASRLETTGLVGAVVVSDEVFRKTKEFFTFQELSRIRAKGLRTELKRHKVVGEKIVRGKIRGVPGLSSPLIGRKKELDLLRSIYRDVAEGKGLRVVTIVGEAGIGKTRLVEELFLALQQADSKSRVLHGRCLGYAGAPPYYPIAEMIKKAIGIKDDMPQKEMADQLASSVSRILGRRMIGDVDAVSTLWKILSLSQDGDSPDDQDTRQIHNQVLLVVEELLGALAKEENIVMLMEDVQWSDNSSLTLIGHLARSLANSRCLLIINSRPPGDHTDARTLLEDLQKSEHHTRINLEDLSPDDTRRLLSELLTVEDLDEAKRRSIVELAAGNPFFVEEIIKNLIEKGDLEYRDGHWFTNDGEGGFDIPDTVEGVLRSRIDNLPDQEKKVIQRASVVGEVFWRRIVTELMNYAVGDHLADLEKRDLIHRRLESIFEDDLEYIFKHVLLHETVYKSLLHREKRELHLKTAKWIENNYSDRIQAYQSLVANHFENGGAPEKAAPYYFEAGKHAASLYANEDAKRFYAKAVENSQDGDLTRRVYLGWGNVCLETGKPHESIDLFTAALGYCQTVVERAEIMEWMGSAHERLSEYPRSLEYYDDALTLLKDEPPSLLHGKTLYGIAWVHYLRGDFPEALNYISRAEEVISQVREDDFASDKVRARISNIHASILNELKLLDEGRVYQSRTLELYEKHGYLLGMQSVLNNIGTVEMEKGNYGTAIELLQRSYDIAERCGDRLGLAINCNNLASIYTTLGRFDRAEELNTRYLEMNAIIDNRLGDGYANYGLGSLFRLRGDYEKAEKHFRRAIEIYGEVGAHRMTLVVKLSLAVFYAEVGREEESEALFAEVGDFMDEKEIAVYRLTALGLTARRREFTLEERERIRAFLPTAEAGFEKETDKTSLVEEAVHLATLHERIGEADKAARLWESARVTYNEIVENIGDEELRETFREIMGKRGYAV, from the coding sequence ATGACGACCGAACCTATCACCTGCGGTCTCTGCGGTTTTAAAAACGCACCAAACGTACGTTTCTGCGGTGGTTGCGGCGAGCCGCTCGCCGTGGTGACGATGGAGGAGGAGCGAAAGGACGTCGCCATACTCTTCGCCGACATCTGCAACTTCACCGAGCTCGTGGCCAGCCACGACCCCGAGGAGACCAAGGACAAAATCGAGGAGTGCCTCCGGGTGATGGCCGATGGTGTGGTGGCCATGAACGGGGTGGTGGAGAAGTTCATCGGCGACTCGGTCATGGCGGTGTTCGGGGTGCCGGTGACCCACGAGAACGACGCCGAGCTGGCGGTGCGGGCCGGGCTGCGTATCGTGGACAGCGCCCGCAACTACGGCGTCAACGAAGGGCTGGAGCTCGAGGTCCGCGTGGGCGTCCACTTCGGCGAGGTCATCGTCAGCCGGCACTCCCAGGCGCCGGGCCGCGCGCACCACGTATTCGGCAACGCCGTCAACCTGGCCTCCCGGCTGGAGACGACCGGCCTCGTGGGGGCCGTCGTCGTCTCGGACGAGGTCTTCCGCAAGACGAAGGAGTTCTTCACCTTCCAGGAGCTGTCCCGCATCCGGGCCAAGGGCCTTCGCACGGAGCTCAAGCGCCACAAGGTCGTCGGGGAAAAGATCGTGCGGGGGAAAATCCGCGGCGTGCCCGGGCTTTCGTCGCCCCTGATCGGGCGGAAGAAGGAGCTCGACCTACTCCGGAGCATCTACCGGGACGTGGCGGAGGGGAAGGGGCTGCGGGTCGTGACCATCGTCGGGGAGGCCGGGATAGGGAAAACCCGCCTGGTTGAGGAACTTTTTCTCGCCCTCCAGCAGGCGGACTCGAAGTCCAGGGTTCTGCACGGTCGCTGCCTGGGCTACGCGGGAGCACCCCCGTACTACCCCATCGCCGAGATGATCAAGAAGGCCATCGGGATCAAGGACGACATGCCCCAAAAGGAGATGGCCGACCAACTCGCCTCGTCGGTGTCCAGGATTCTAGGTCGCCGGATGATCGGCGACGTGGACGCCGTGAGTACCCTGTGGAAAATCCTCTCCCTCAGCCAGGACGGGGACTCACCCGACGACCAGGACACCCGGCAGATTCACAACCAGGTGCTCCTGGTGGTTGAGGAACTGCTGGGAGCACTGGCCAAAGAGGAAAACATCGTGATGCTGATGGAGGACGTCCAGTGGTCCGACAACTCCTCCCTGACGCTCATCGGCCATCTGGCCCGGTCCCTGGCCAACTCCCGCTGCCTGTTGATCATCAACTCCCGCCCCCCCGGGGACCACACAGACGCGCGGACCCTCCTGGAGGATCTCCAGAAGTCGGAACACCACACGAGAATCAATCTCGAGGACCTTTCCCCCGACGACACGCGCCGGCTCTTGTCCGAGCTGTTGACCGTCGAGGATTTGGACGAAGCCAAGCGGCGGTCCATCGTCGAGCTCGCCGCCGGCAATCCCTTCTTCGTCGAGGAGATAATCAAGAACCTCATCGAAAAGGGGGACCTCGAATACCGGGACGGACACTGGTTCACGAACGATGGAGAGGGCGGCTTCGACATTCCCGACACCGTGGAGGGGGTGCTCCGCTCCCGGATAGACAACCTCCCCGACCAGGAGAAGAAGGTCATCCAGCGCGCCTCCGTCGTCGGTGAGGTGTTCTGGCGGCGGATCGTGACCGAGCTGATGAACTACGCGGTGGGCGACCACCTGGCGGACCTGGAGAAGCGGGATCTCATCCACCGGCGGCTCGAATCCATCTTCGAGGACGACCTGGAGTACATCTTCAAGCACGTCCTTCTGCACGAGACGGTCTACAAGAGCCTCCTCCATCGGGAGAAGCGCGAGCTTCACCTCAAGACGGCGAAGTGGATCGAGAACAACTACTCCGACCGGATCCAGGCCTACCAGTCGCTGGTGGCCAACCACTTCGAAAACGGCGGCGCGCCGGAAAAGGCCGCCCCGTACTACTTCGAGGCCGGAAAACACGCCGCGTCGCTCTACGCGAACGAGGACGCGAAGCGTTTTTACGCCAAGGCGGTCGAGAACTCGCAAGACGGGGATCTCACCCGCCGGGTCTACCTGGGGTGGGGCAACGTCTGTCTGGAGACGGGAAAGCCGCACGAATCCATAGACCTCTTTACGGCCGCGCTGGGGTACTGTCAAACCGTCGTGGAGCGCGCGGAGATTATGGAGTGGATGGGATCGGCCCACGAGCGGCTGAGCGAATACCCCCGTTCCCTGGAGTACTACGACGACGCCCTGACGCTTTTAAAGGACGAACCGCCCTCCCTGCTCCACGGCAAGACCCTGTACGGCATCGCCTGGGTCCACTATCTCCGCGGAGATTTCCCGGAGGCCCTGAACTACATTTCCCGGGCCGAAGAGGTCATCTCCCAGGTCCGGGAGGATGATTTCGCCTCGGACAAGGTCCGCGCCCGCATCTCGAATATCCACGCCAGCATCCTCAACGAACTGAAACTGCTCGACGAGGGGCGCGTGTACCAGAGCCGCACCCTGGAGCTTTACGAGAAGCACGGCTATCTTCTCGGCATGCAGAGCGTGCTGAACAACATCGGCACCGTGGAGATGGAGAAGGGCAATTACGGGACGGCCATCGAGCTGCTGCAGCGCTCCTACGACATCGCCGAGCGCTGCGGCGACAGGCTGGGGCTTGCCATCAACTGCAACAACCTGGCCTCGATCTACACCACCCTGGGCCGCTTTGACCGCGCCGAGGAACTCAACACCCGCTATCTAGAGATGAACGCAATCATAGACAACCGCCTGGGCGACGGTTACGCCAACTACGGCCTCGGTTCCCTGTTTCGCCTGCGGGGGGATTACGAAAAGGCCGAGAAGCACTTCCGCCGGGCGATTGAAATCTACGGTGAGGTGGGGGCTCACCGGATGACCCTGGTCGTCAAGCTCTCCCTCGCCGTCTTCTACGCCGAGGTCGGGCGCGAGGAGGAGTCCGAGGCGCTTTTCGCCGAGGTGGGCGATTTCATGGACGAGAAGGAGATAGCCGTTTACCGCCTGACCGCCCTGGGGTTGACGGCGCGTCGGAGGGAATTCACCCTGGAGGAACGGGAACGTATCCGGGCTTTCCTGCCCACGGCCGAGGCCGGTTTCGAGAAGGAAACGGACAAAACCAGCCTGGTGGAGGAGGCGGTGCACCTGGCGACGCTCCACGAGCGGATCGGCGAAGCGGATAAGGCCGCCCGTCTCTGGGAATCCGCCCGGGTCACATACAACGAGATAGTGGAAAACATCGGCGACGAGGAGTTGAGGGAAACCTTCCGCGAAATCATGGGGAAGCGGGGGTACGCCGTGTAA
- a CDS encoding trypsin-like peptidase domain-containing protein: MTLEERKLHRAEDNIRITTPILSKVGNTVIGLATGFFYAYKYLVLVTNRHVVINEKTEQYPSELVVRLHTDLDGNDLTQNQFYTIPLYDENNTPQWIEHPEYGSDADVVCVLINQDHPMLTETTGMMTSPDMQLPEFIHPSWISHVSIVGYPKGYYDQVHNLPIVKSGCVASPYGIYHNGKPNFLVDAAAEPGMSGSPVFTHRISDYLNTEERMAKLPSPGVFFLGVLSGGINNVLNLNTIWYASLIKEILDPLPSPS; this comes from the coding sequence ATGACTCTCGAAGAACGTAAACTACATCGCGCCGAGGACAACATACGTATAACCACTCCCATTCTCTCGAAAGTGGGAAATACAGTGATTGGTTTGGCAACGGGATTCTTTTACGCCTATAAGTACCTTGTATTGGTTACTAACCGCCATGTAGTAATCAATGAAAAGACTGAACAATATCCTTCTGAACTCGTAGTAAGGTTACATACAGACTTGGACGGTAATGATTTAACACAGAATCAATTTTACACTATCCCATTATATGATGAAAATAATACGCCACAATGGATAGAGCATCCTGAATATGGTAGTGATGCTGACGTTGTATGTGTATTAATCAATCAAGATCACCCAATGTTAACAGAAACAACCGGCATGATGACCAGTCCTGACATGCAGCTACCAGAATTCATTCACCCCTCATGGATTAGTCATGTTTCAATTGTTGGATATCCAAAGGGTTATTATGACCAAGTCCATAACTTACCTATTGTAAAGAGTGGTTGTGTAGCATCACCTTACGGTATATATCACAATGGAAAACCTAATTTCTTGGTTGATGCAGCCGCTGAACCTGGTATGAGTGGTTCTCCTGTTTTTACACATCGAATATCTGATTACCTTAACACAGAAGAACGTATGGCTAAATTGCCTTCACCGGGGGTATTCTTCCTTGGCGTTCTGTCTGGCGGAATAAACAATGTACTTAATTTAAATACGATATGGTATGCATCTTTAATCAAGGAAATTCTTGATCCCCTTCCTTCTCCCTCTTAA
- a CDS encoding response regulator, which translates to MPPVNRPMPEKIIIVEDEIIVAMDLSLRLSRLGYDVIGVFSTAEEAVEQCGKTRPDVILMDFTLRGKMNGLEATKIIHSLYDTPVVMLSALPESTETVECDGYLVKPFELFGLKSTIENALKNSRSVRAS; encoded by the coding sequence ATGCCACCGGTAAATCGGCCCATGCCCGAAAAAATCATCATCGTGGAAGACGAAATTATCGTCGCCATGGACCTGAGCCTGCGCCTCTCCCGGCTCGGCTACGATGTAATCGGCGTCTTCTCCACCGCCGAGGAAGCGGTGGAGCAGTGCGGAAAAACCCGTCCCGACGTAATCCTGATGGATTTCACGCTTAGGGGGAAAATGAACGGTCTCGAGGCCACCAAGATCATCCACTCGCTCTACGACACGCCGGTGGTGATGCTCAGCGCCCTGCCCGAAAGCACCGAGACCGTTGAATGCGACGGGTACTTGGTAAAACCCTTCGAGCTCTTCGGCCTGAAAAGCACCATCGAGAACGCCCTGAAGAATTCAAGGAGCGTGAGAGCCTCGTAG
- a CDS encoding sigma-54 dependent transcriptional regulator has translation METKTRVLIVDDDSAFCESTCDGLSLEGYDVRYATTGREGLEFFKTWNPNIVLLDQKLPDIRGSEIERQIREADPGVKVIFATAYGSLTEAVEAVKNGAFHYLTKPLELDEFYFTVAKAARLAELERRNRITEFQLERARQTDELVGDSTAIQETKRLIELAAQTDSTILITGETGVGKGVAARAIHRLSGRKEDLLSVNCASIPENLIESELFGYEKGAFTGAEARRKGVFELVKDGTLLLDEIAEMPLPLQSKLLIVLEEGRIRRLGGDVEIPLNVRVLATTNRPIVLDIKNGRFREDLYYRLAVITINVPPLRECREDIPLLCRNLLENMTQGVYGALPEEQLAVLMSYRWPGNVRELRNILERSVILADGGELDPASLIECGSGKNAGPGTSEVRPLADVEKDYIERALKFYRDNKTHAATALGISLSTLRRRVATFECLGKKKD, from the coding sequence ATGGAAACTAAGACTCGCGTGCTCATCGTTGACGACGACTCTGCCTTTTGCGAGAGCACCTGCGACGGACTTAGCCTCGAAGGTTACGACGTCCGGTACGCCACCACGGGCAGGGAAGGACTCGAATTTTTCAAAACCTGGAACCCCAACATCGTCCTGTTGGACCAGAAGCTCCCCGACATCCGGGGATCGGAGATTGAACGGCAGATTCGGGAGGCGGACCCCGGGGTCAAGGTTATCTTCGCAACCGCTTACGGGTCGCTCACCGAGGCGGTCGAGGCGGTCAAGAACGGAGCCTTCCACTACCTCACCAAACCTCTCGAGCTCGACGAGTTCTACTTCACGGTGGCCAAGGCAGCCCGTCTGGCTGAGCTCGAACGGCGCAATCGCATTACGGAATTCCAACTCGAGAGGGCGCGACAGACCGACGAGCTCGTCGGCGATTCAACGGCGATTCAGGAGACAAAGCGGCTCATCGAGCTGGCCGCCCAGACCGATTCCACAATTCTCATCACCGGGGAAACCGGGGTGGGCAAGGGGGTCGCGGCGAGGGCCATCCACCGCCTGAGCGGGCGGAAGGAAGACCTCCTCAGCGTGAACTGCGCCTCAATCCCCGAGAACCTCATCGAATCAGAGCTCTTCGGCTACGAGAAGGGGGCCTTTACCGGCGCCGAAGCACGGCGGAAGGGCGTCTTCGAGCTGGTCAAGGACGGCACCCTTTTATTGGACGAGATAGCGGAAATGCCCCTCCCGCTCCAGAGCAAACTGTTGATCGTCCTGGAGGAGGGCCGGATTCGCCGCCTGGGGGGCGACGTGGAGATACCACTGAACGTCCGGGTCCTCGCCACCACGAACCGGCCCATCGTCCTGGACATAAAGAACGGCCGCTTCCGCGAGGACCTCTACTACAGACTGGCCGTCATCACGATTAACGTCCCCCCGCTGAGGGAGTGCCGGGAGGATATCCCCCTTCTGTGCCGGAACCTTCTGGAAAACATGACCCAGGGGGTCTACGGGGCGCTTCCCGAGGAGCAGCTCGCCGTGCTGATGAGTTACCGCTGGCCCGGCAACGTGCGTGAGCTGCGCAACATCCTGGAGCGATCCGTGATTCTCGCCGACGGCGGGGAGCTCGATCCCGCGTCGCTGATAGAGTGCGGCTCCGGGAAAAACGCCGGACCGGGAACATCCGAAGTGCGACCCCTGGCCGATGTCGAGAAGGACTACATCGAGCGGGCCTTGAAATTTTACCGGGACAACAAAACCCACGCGGCGACGGCGCTGGGGATATCGCTTTCGACGCTCAGACGGCGAGTCGCGACCTTCGAGTGTCTGGGGAAAAAGAAGGACTGA